CCGGCTCCGCCTGAAGACTCTGCTCCTTTCGCCTTCGCCGGCTTACCCCCTTGCCCTGGACGATCTGCCTGGCCCACAGTCGGAGGGGTGAATCGCAACGCGGCATTGGGCACTTTGAGCACGGACTCTCTCTGGGCAACGACGATGGAGACATTCGCGGTCATCCCCGGCTTCAGACGGAGATCTTGATTGTCCACAGCCACGACCACGTTGTAGGTCACGACATTCTGCACATTGATCGGGGCAAGACGGACCTGACGGATCGTGCCGGAAAATTGATACCCTGGATAGGCATCGACCGTGAAAGTCGCCTCTTTCCCTTCGGCAATCCCACCGATATCCGACTCGCTGACGTTGGTATCGACTTGCATCTTCGTCAGATCGAGTGCGATTAAGAACAGATTCGGTGTGGCAAAACTCGCTGCAATCGTTTGACCGACTTCCACATTTCTGGCGACCACGATCCCATTCACCGGCGACCGGATCACGGTATATTTCAATTCCAACTCGGCTGAATTCAGCGCCGCCTCGGCCTGTTTCACTTGCGCCCCTGCCACATTCACCTGCGCCTCAGCCCCCTGGAAATTCGTCGCCGCAACGTCGACGTCGTTCTCGGAGACGAACTGTTGTGCCACCAACGATTTCACCCGATCGAGTTCTCGCTTGCGTTGCGCCAAATCGGTCTTGGCTCTTGCAACATTCGCTTTCGACATTTCAAGATTGCTGGCGGCTTGATCGCGGCGGGCTCTGAAGGGCTCCGGATCGATCAGGGCAACAATATCTCCGGCTTTGACCACTGAATTAAAATCGGCATGCAGGCTCTTGATCATGCCGGACACCTGCGTCCCGACCTGGACCGAAACGACCGGATTAATCGTTCCCGTTGCGGTTACCAGGGAAATCACCGGTCCACGCTCAACCGTGGCGGTCCTATAGCGAACCGGGGCTTTGCGCTCCCCGTTAAAGAAGACATAACCTCCGATGGCTAAGCCGATAGCCAGAACCCCAACGATCAGTACGGCACGACGCATGGACTCGTTCTCCAATTCCCTCACCTATGTAGATGGCATTGTATCAACAAGACGAGGGGGGAATCACCTGCCGGAAAGGCCCCTCTATGTGCAAAAAAAGAAACAGGCCGTCCACCAATGAGGCGGACGGCCTGGCAATTCGAGTCACGAGGGCTCCGATTTAAGGGCTGACGCTGATGCGATCCTTGATCATATCGAACGTTTCCTTGGGCACCACGTTTTTGGCGACCAACTCGCCCTTTACCCGGTACGGACGATTCGTCACAATACGGTCCGCCACATCTTTGGAGAGACCGAGCACAAGCACCATGTCGCCGACAGACGCCTTATTGACGTTCATGGAAGAAGCCATGGCCTGCGGCGCGTTCACTGCCGGGGGAACAGGGGCGGCCACGGAAGGGGCGCTCGGGGACGGGACTGCATGCGAGAGGCCCCCCGTCACAGAACGGGACTGATCCTTAAGCTCTTTCTGATAGCGGGCGACCAGCGCCTTGAGCGTATCGTTGTGCCGCTTCACATCCTCGTATTCATGACGCACAGCCTTGTTCTGCAAGGCGAGTTGCTTCGCGCGATCTTCA
The sequence above is a segment of the Nitrospirota bacterium genome. Coding sequences within it:
- a CDS encoding helix-hairpin-helix domain-containing protein, whose amino-acid sequence is MKSGWMAVVVMVGAVAMVGCVSQKKYEEAMVDVDTAKSELERTRAQKNALEQQVRTLKDLNVKFGNEAQVAHDELERIQHGRDKERGSVEGRTKELEDRAKQLALQNKAVRHEYEDVKRHNDTLKALVARYQKELKDQSRSVTGGLSHAVPSPSAPSVAAPVPPAVNAPQAMASSMNVNKASVGDMVLVLGLSKDVADRIVTNRPYRVKGELVAKNVVPKETFDMIKDRISVSP
- a CDS encoding efflux RND transporter periplasmic adaptor subunit, with amino-acid sequence MRRAVLIVGVLAIGLAIGGYVFFNGERKAPVRYRTATVERGPVISLVTATGTINPVVSVQVGTQVSGMIKSLHADFNSVVKAGDIVALIDPEPFRARRDQAASNLEMSKANVARAKTDLAQRKRELDRVKSLVAQQFVSENDVDVAATNFQGAEAQVNVAGAQVKQAEAALNSAELELKYTVIRSPVNGIVVARNVEVGQTIAASFATPNLFLIALDLTKMQVDTNVSESDIGGIAEGKEATFTVDAYPGYQFSGTIRQVRLAPINVQNVVTYNVVVAVDNQDLRLKPGMTANVSIVVAQRESVLKVPNAALRFTPPTVGQADRPGQGGKPAKAKGAESSGGAGRGGMPPTRKVWKQGPAGELESIVVQTGISDGVSTEIMSEALAESTQVIVGIERPKGEKGGSDLPPGFGSGGQKGSSRTRGM